A region from the Manihot esculenta cultivar AM560-2 chromosome 13, M.esculenta_v8, whole genome shotgun sequence genome encodes:
- the LOC110608370 gene encoding receptor-like protein 7 codes for MGTGNTTYTPQDSRRTTELSDNGVTTFVRSVAFLPHVDDVVPCHSIYLESWKLNQGVRSGECCSWHGVECDEKTNHVVSLDLSESCIYGSINSNSTLFRLVHLQRLNLGSNDFIHSQIPSEIGQLSRLTHLDFSFSGFSGEIPAEISNISSLVYLDLSRNLDFISYDGLLKLRQTSFRGLVQNMTNLKELDLECMDISSTVLANLSSLESLHLCGCELHGEFPASIFSFPNLKIIDLCENINLTCFLPDFHPRSHLERLRLF; via the exons ATGGGCACAGGCAACACCACCTACACTCCACAAGACAGCCGCCGTACAACAGAATTATCTGACAATGGAGTCACCACCTTTGTTCGTTCGGTTGCTTTCCTTCCACATGTTGACGACGTTGTGCCATGCCATAGCATTTAC CTTGAATCATGGAAGCTAAATCAAGGCGTAAGATCAGGTGAGTGTTGCTCATGGCATGGTGTAGAGTGTGATGAGAAAACTAATCATGTCGTTAGCCTTGACCTAAGTGAGAGTTGTATTTATGGGTCGATCAACTCCAACAGTACTCTCTTTCGCCTTGTCCATCTTCAAAGACTTAATCTTGGAAGCAACGACTTCATCCACTCTCAAATCCCATCCGAAATAGGCCAACTCTCGAGGTTAACTCATCTCgacttttctttttctggcTTTTCTGGCGAAATCCCAGCTGAAATCTCTAATATTTCAAGCTTGGTTTACCTTGATCTATCTCGTAATCTTGATTTCATTAGTTATGATGGATTATTGAAGCTCCGTCAGACTAGCTTCAGAGGTCTAGTTCAAAACATGACCAATTTGAAGGAACTTGATCTAGAATGCATGGACATTTCTTCAACGGTTCTCGCAAATCTTTCATCTTTGGAGTCTCTCCATCTTTGTGGTTGTGAATTGCATGGTGAATTTCCAGCGAGCATTTTCTCGTTTCCGAACTTAAAGATAATCGACTTATGCGAAAATATAAATCTAACATGTTTTTTGCCTGACTTCCACCCGAGAAGTCACCTTGAAAGATTGAGGCTCTTCTGA
- the LOC110608372 gene encoding receptor-like protein 9DC3, which yields MTMFNKGVKLEYDKIQDIFLAIDSSNNRFEGKIPEIIGNLKGLNLLNLSNNLLKGHIPPSLACLSSLEGLDLSKNKLSGKIPPELAQLTFLAFFNVSYNELEGPIPQGKQFDTFQSNQYEGNLGLCGAPLTKKCEDFGDSPPFFPTSDDESIALECKPSDLRRCIYYQTKSVSANSQLL from the coding sequence ATGACTATGTTCAACAAAGGAGTGAAACTGGAATACGACAAGATTCAAGATATTTTCCTCGCCATTGATTCCTCCAACAacagatttgaaggaaaaatccCAGAAATCATTGGAAACCTTAAAGGGCTTAATCTCCTCAACCTTTCAAACAACCTTCTCAAGGGTCACATACCACCATCTTTAGCATGTTTGAGCTCATTAGAGGGATTAGATCTTTCAAAGAACAAGCTTTCAGGAAAGATACCTCCAGAGCTCGCTCAACTCACTTTCCTTGCTTTCTTTAATGTCTCCTACAACGAGCTTGAAGGGCCAATACCCCAAGGGAAACAATTTGATACATTTCAGAGCAATCAATATGAGGGGAACTTGGGATTATGTGGCGCTCCTTTGACAAAGAAATGTGAAGATTTTGGGGACTCACCACCATTTTTTCCAACTTCGGATGATGAAAGCATAGCTCTGGAGTGCAAACCCTCAGATTTACGCAGATGCATTTATTATCAGACTAAATCTGTGAGTGCAAACTCTCAACTATTATGA
- the LOC110607960 gene encoding receptor-like protein 47, protein MKSPPLFIRLLSFLMLTTLCHAISFTQSFNSSIQRCHDDESLALLQFKNSFNISSSCSYSKLKSWKLNQGIRSAEISNLSSLVSLDLSRNLDFISYDGLLRLRKTSFRGLVQNMTNLKELDLEYVDISSTILYITQLLHSLGLEDSPSSLIWGLLVSTYNGQIPSSFMNLTQLNMLFLKENQLTGPIPPQINNLTSLSSLYLSSNKLQGSIPINFSRLNQLEFLDLHSNTLAGSLDLSSFFQLNQLTELILSFNSLSVHSTMATNGHLPYLRALGLASCNLTQFPNFLQNQHGLEYLDLSSNSLQAQIPSWMCSISTNSMDFLNLSRNLLTGFEQNPVIFQWAQIRNLDLRSNQL, encoded by the exons ATGAAGTCACCACCTTTGTTCATTCGGTTGCTTTCCTTTCTCATGTTGACGACGTTGTGCCATGCTATATCATTTACGCAGTCTTTTAACTCTTCTATTCAACGATGCCATGATGATGAAAGCTTGGCCTTGCTACAATTCAAAAATAGCTTCAACATCTCTAGCTCTTGTTCTTATTCAAAGCTTAAATCATGGAAGCTAAATCAAGGCATAAGATCAG CTGAAATCTCTAATCTTTCAAGCTTGGTTTCCCTTGATCTATCTCGTAATCTTGATTTCATTAGTTATGATGGATTATTGAGGCTCCGTAAGACTAGCTTCAGAGGTCTAGTTCAAAACATGACCAATTTGAAGGAACTTGATCTAGAATACGTGGACATTTCTTCAACG ATACTCTACATAACTCAACTTCTTCACTCTCTTGGATTGGAAGACTCACCCAGCTCACTTATCTGGGGCTTGCTGGTCTCCACATACAATGGCCAGATCCCATCTAGTTTCATGAACCTCACTCAACTTAATATGTTGTTTTTGAAGGAAAATCAACTTACTGGTCCAATCCCACCCCAGATTAACAATCTCACCTCGCTATCTTCGTTGTACCTTTCATCAAATAAATTGCAAGGTTCAATTCCTATCAATTTCTCTCGACTCAATCAACTTGAATTCCTTGATCTTCATTCAAATACTTTAGCTGGGTCATTGGATCTAAGCTCATTCTTTCAGCTCAACCAGTTAACCGAACTGATCTTATCATTTAATAGCTTGTCCGTGCACTCTACAATGGCTACAAATGGCCACCTTCCGTACTTGAGAGCTTTAGGATTGGCTTCTTGCAACCTTACCCAGTTTCCCAACTTCTTGCAGAACCAACATGGCTTGGAATATCTAGACCTTTCTTCAAATAGCTTACAGGCTCAAATCCCTTCATGGATGTGTTCCATAAGTACAAATTCCATGGATTTTTTGAATCTTTCTCGTAACCTTTTAACTGGGTTTGAACAAAATCCTGTTATTTTTCAATGGGCTCAGATTCGAAACCTAGATCTTAGGTCTAATCAGCTCTAA